Proteins from one Pseudomonas grandcourensis genomic window:
- the nrfB gene encoding cyclic di-3',5'-guanylate-activated glycosyltransferase NrfB yields MSLVFVDFFAYVLFGLKYLAITLALLMFILGLDDLFIDLVYWSRKLIRRWRIYEKFDRADEQRLYSISEKPLAIMVPAWNEVGVVGEMARLAASTIDYENYQIFVGTYPNDAETQADVDAVCRHYPNVHKVVCARPGPTSKADCLNNVIDAILRFENDAKIQFAGFILHDAEDVISPMELRLFNYLLPAKDLIQIPVYPYAPEWNGFTAGHYVDEFAENHGKDVIVREALTGQVPSAGVGTCFSRKAISALLEDGDGIAFDVQSLTEDYDIGFRLKQKGMKCIFARYSVTDPKLALEQPWAFGMDRAFSQVICVREHFPRDLQYAIRQKSRWIVGIVFQGTKNLGWSSKGMLNYFLWRDRRGLIAYLLSFLVNILLVVLLAMWLVTVIAPNAWRFPSILSDSTLLAGLLWLNGFMLLNRLFQRGWFVTRFYGLGEGLLSAPRMVWSNFVNFFANLRALRQVMEMGDSRRVAWDKTTHEFPALAEAQRTPLGHRLVEKGLLSEDQLEAAITNPVRRRLGQELLLRGHIDTTQLVQALAEQMDLEWAPLNPFKLDKRLIDAVPRKIATHYGVLPVGEENETLVLASEGPVSQVSLGAISRQLKRKVRCRLAPQGRVTLGIRYWYASPRQTEEVHQMLEVLEKNQDDEDLIERVSHHQVLLGNLLQVRGMVPPTLFNQALIDFDAEKMSLGEHLIERGMITQEILEQALVDQASEQHAAYCIAREAA; encoded by the coding sequence ATGAGCCTGGTGTTTGTCGACTTCTTTGCCTATGTGTTGTTCGGACTCAAATACCTCGCAATTACCCTGGCCCTGCTGATGTTCATACTCGGGCTCGATGACCTGTTCATCGACCTCGTGTACTGGAGCCGCAAACTGATCCGGCGCTGGCGGATCTATGAAAAATTCGACCGTGCCGATGAGCAACGGCTGTACTCCATCAGCGAAAAACCCCTGGCGATCATGGTGCCTGCGTGGAACGAAGTCGGCGTGGTCGGCGAAATGGCGCGCCTGGCCGCCTCGACCATCGACTACGAGAACTATCAGATTTTCGTCGGCACCTACCCCAACGACGCCGAGACCCAGGCCGACGTCGATGCGGTGTGCCGGCATTATCCCAACGTGCACAAAGTGGTGTGTGCCCGCCCCGGCCCGACCAGCAAGGCTGACTGCCTGAACAACGTGATCGACGCCATCCTGCGTTTTGAAAACGATGCAAAGATCCAGTTCGCCGGCTTCATCCTGCACGATGCCGAGGACGTGATTTCGCCCATGGAGTTGCGTCTGTTCAACTACCTGCTGCCGGCCAAGGACCTGATCCAGATTCCGGTCTATCCCTACGCGCCGGAATGGAATGGCTTCACCGCCGGGCACTACGTCGACGAGTTCGCCGAGAACCATGGCAAGGACGTCATCGTGCGTGAAGCACTGACCGGGCAAGTGCCCAGCGCCGGGGTCGGCACCTGCTTCAGCCGTAAAGCCATCAGTGCCCTGCTCGAGGACGGTGACGGTATCGCCTTCGACGTGCAGAGCCTGACCGAAGACTACGACATCGGTTTCCGCCTCAAGCAAAAAGGCATGAAGTGCATCTTTGCCCGCTATTCGGTGACCGATCCGAAACTGGCACTGGAGCAACCCTGGGCGTTCGGCATGGACCGCGCATTTTCCCAGGTGATCTGCGTGCGCGAGCACTTTCCCCGAGACTTGCAGTACGCGATCCGGCAGAAGTCGCGCTGGATCGTCGGCATTGTGTTCCAGGGCACCAAGAATCTTGGCTGGAGCAGCAAAGGCATGCTCAATTATTTTCTTTGGCGCGACCGCCGTGGCCTGATTGCGTACCTGTTGAGCTTCCTGGTGAACATACTGCTGGTGGTGTTGCTGGCGATGTGGCTGGTCACCGTGATCGCACCGAATGCCTGGCGGTTCCCGTCGATCCTCTCTGACAGCACGTTATTGGCGGGCCTGCTGTGGCTCAATGGTTTCATGCTGCTCAATCGGCTATTCCAGCGCGGTTGGTTTGTCACCCGCTTTTACGGACTGGGCGAAGGACTGCTGTCGGCCCCCCGGATGGTGTGGAGCAATTTCGTCAATTTCTTCGCCAACCTTCGGGCGTTGCGCCAGGTGATGGAAATGGGCGATTCGCGTCGCGTCGCCTGGGACAAGACCACTCATGAGTTTCCGGCCCTGGCCGAGGCCCAGCGCACCCCGCTGGGCCATCGCCTGGTGGAAAAAGGTCTGCTCTCTGAAGATCAACTCGAAGCCGCGATCACCAACCCGGTACGCCGACGCCTGGGTCAGGAGCTGCTGCTGCGCGGGCACATCGACACCACGCAACTGGTACAGGCCCTGGCCGAACAAATGGACCTGGAATGGGCGCCACTCAATCCGTTCAAGCTCGACAAGCGCCTGATCGACGCCGTTCCACGCAAAATCGCCACACACTACGGCGTGCTGCCGGTCGGCGAGGAAAACGAAACCCTGGTGCTGGCCTCCGAAGGTCCGGTGAGCCAGGTGTCCCTGGGAGCCATCAGCCGCCAACTGAAACGCAAGGTGCGTTGCCGCCTTGCCCCACAAGGCCGGGTGACGCTGGGGATCCGCTACTGGTACGCCAGCCCTCGTCAAACCGAGGAAGTACATCAAATGCTTGAGGTGCTTGAGAAAAATCAGGACGACGAAGACCTGATCGAGCGCGTCAGCCATCACCAGGTGTTGCTGGGCAATCTGTTGCAAGTACGCGGCATGGTGCCGCCTACCCTGTTCAATCAGGCGCTGATCGATTTCGATGCGGAAAAAATGTCTCTAGGTGAACACTTGATTGAACGCGGCATGATCACACAGGAAATCCTCGAACAGGCCTTGGTCGATCAGGCGAGCGAGCAGCACGCTGCCTACTGCATTGCCCGGGAGGCCGCATGA